GAAATTCGCGCCAACGGCTGCGTTCCTTTTGAATTTAATACCATTGGAATCGATGACGGAATTGCAATGGGACACGACGGAATGTTATATTCACTGCCAAGCAGGGAAATTATCGCCAATTCGATCGAAAGTGTTATGAATGCTCATAAACTGGATGCTATGATCGCGATCCCGAACTGCGACAAGATTGTTCCGGGAATGATTATGGGTGCTTTACGAGTAGATGTACCCACTATTTTTGTGAGCGGCGGTCCTATGTCGAAAGGGTATACAAAAAACGGAACGGCAATTGACCTGGCATCGGCATTTGAAGCGGTGGGAAAACACGAAGCCGGAAAAATAAGCGATGAAGAATTATATGATATTGAATGCAACGCCTGTCCAAGCGGCGGAAGCTGTTCCGGAATGTTCACTGCTAATTCGATGAATACTTTAATGGAAGCAATGGGAATTGCATTACCGGGTAACGGAACCATTCTGGCGCAGACTCCGGAACGTGAACAGCTGTATCGCGAGGCCGCACGCCGAATCTGCGATATTGCTAAAGATCAGCATTCGAGAGAAAAATTCAGGCTGAAAAATATTCTGAACGAAAATGCCGTACGTAATGCTTTTGCTGTTGATATGGCTATGGGCGGAAGTACCAATACGGTTTTGCACATGCTGGCAATCGCCAATGAAGCCAATGTTGATTTTAAGCTGCAGGACATTAATACAATCTCGGGAAAAGTTTCGCATATCGCCAAAATATCACCAAGTTTAAGCACCGTTCACATGGAAGATATCAACAGAGCGGGCGGTGTAAATGCGGTTATGAAAGAAATAAACAAAAGAGGTTCCGGTGTTTTATTTGACAATCTGACGATCAGCGGTGAAACTTTACTGGAAAAAATTGCCAATGCCGAAATCAAAGACACGACTATTATTCATACCATTGATAATCCGTACAGCAATGTGGGCGGACTTGCCATTTTATATGGTAATCTTGCCGAGCAGGGTGCTGTAATTAAAACGGCAGGTCTTACAGGCGCGAGAGTTTTTACCGGTTCTGCGGTTTGTTTTGACGGTCAGGCTGAAGCCATTGCCGGAATCATGATGGGAAAAGTAAAAGCCGGAAATGTCGTGGTTATTCGGTACGAAGGTCCAAAAGGAGGTCCCGGAATGCAGGAAATGCTCTCTCCTACCAGTTTAATTATGGGAATGGGCCTTGGAAGTTCGGTTGCTTTAATTACAGATGGAAGGTTCAGCGGCGCAACAAGAGGCGCCTCAATCGGCCACGTTTCTCCCGAAGCAGCCGAAGGCGGTATGATTGGTCTGGTAAAAGACGGAGATGAAATTCATATCGATGTCGATCAGTATATTTTATCTGTTAATTTAACTGATGAAGAAATAGCGGCAAGAAGAGCCGTATTTACTCCTCTGAAAAAACCATTGTCATCAAAATGGCTTTCGCAATACAGAGCTTTAGTAACCAATTCGAGTACCGGAGGGGTATTGAGAACAGATTTGGATTAGTTTCTCTTATATATTTTGTTCAAAACCCATTTCTTTACATTTTAAGGAAATGGGTTTTGTTTTTTAAATCGGAATATGCAGTCCCATCTTCTCTACTCCCATTACGACAACGGTTCTAAATCGTTTGACATTTTTGTTGGCAAAAAACAATTCACGGGTCAGTTTTTCATAATCTGACATGGATCTGGCAACTATTATTAGAATAAAATCGGATTCTCCGGTTACATAATAACATTGCTGTACAGCCTCACAGGACACAAAGGACTTTTTTGTTTCATCGATAAGATCGATCTGTTCACTTTCCAGAAACACTTCAACCATCAGTGTTACAGGATTTCCCAGAAATTCTCTTTCCAGAACTGATATATCGGCTTTAATAATGCCTTCTTCCCGCATTCTTTTTATTCGGCGCTGCACCGCTGCAGGAGATAATCCTATCTGTTCGCCTATATCCCGTTGCGGCATTAAATTGTTTTTCTGAAGTATCTCGAGTATTGCCTTATCAAAAACATCCATAAATGAAACAAAATTGCAGATTGAACCTCAAATTTAAGTAAAAAAACCTCATATAATGATGCATTTTTGCATTCATAAAATTATTAGAAGTATAAAAGATGAATAAAGTAATATTAAAAGGGTTTGTTTTGGCTATTATGGCCGCTATATTTTGGGGAATTTCAGGAACATTCGGTCAGTTTCTTTTTCAGGAAAGAGGCGTTAATGTCGAATGGCTTATTACGGTTCGAATGCTTGTTTCGGGAATTATATTATTAATCTATGCCCGTTTTTATGAAAAAGCGGCTGTTTTCAAAATCTGGTACAGTAAAAAAGATGTTATACAACTACTGGTTTTCAGCATCGCCGGAATGCTCTCTGTTCAATATACCTATTTTGCCGCGATCAAACATTCTAATGCGGGCAACAGCAACCATACTGCAGTTCTGCGGTCCTATCATGATCGCTGTTTTCCTAGCTTTAAAATTCAGGAAAATGCCCGAAATAAAAGAAATACTAGCCATATTGCTTGCCGTAATTGGAACTTTGCTTCTCGTAACACACGGTAATTTTAGTAAACTCGCCATATCCGGTACGGCTTTATTTCTGGGACTCAGTTCTGCTGTGGCTTTGGCTGTTTATACTTTACAACCGGCTGCATTATTACATAAATACAAACCTTCTGTTGTAATTGGATGGGGAATGTTTTGCGGCGGTTTTGTGTTTAGTTTTGTAAAAGCTCCCTGGCAGGCAGATGGACATTGGGATTTGCTTACGTATTTGTACACAGGACTTATCATCGTATTTGGAACTTTGATTGCTTTTACTTTTTATCTGAATTCGGTTAAAATAATAGGCGGACAAAAAGCGAGTTTATTAGCATCTGCCGAACCTTTGGCTGCTACGATTCTGGCGGTTTACTGGCTTCAGACTCCGTTTTCCTTAATAGACTGGATAGGAAGTTTATTGATTATCTCAACTGTCTTTTTATTAAGCAAAAGTGCCGATAATAAAACGGCTTCATAACTAACAATATTAAGGTTTCATCATTTTTTCAGCTTCGGTTTTGTTTTGGTTATAGCGAAATAAGAACTCGTAAACGCGGCTAAACTTTTGTAACCAATCATAACAGCGATCTGGCTCAGCGTGTATTGTCCGCTGTCGATGAGTTCGATACTTTTTAATATTCGGATTAACTGAGCGTATTTTTGAAGTGTAAGTCCGGTTTCATTTTTAAAAATACGCTGCAGACTTCGAACTGACATAAGTGCTCTTTCGGCCAGTTCTTCGGGATTGAGGTTCTGCTGATAATGTAAACGGATAAAACTGCAAACGGGCATTAAACGAGCATCATACGGGACAGGAATCTGCAATGAACTGTTTTCGTCGCAAAAATAAGGCAGATTATTCAGCATGGCTTTCAGAAAGGACATTTGGCTGGTATTTTCTGTTACTACTTTGTTCCATCTCGAAGCATACTGCAGCATTTCTTTTAGTACTGCCGGAGCAGCAAAGACATGCACATCATTGTAAAAATCTTCATCTGGTGCCGATTTGAACAGTATCAGTCTTAAATTCACCTCACGCGCGTCTGAAGTAATCTGATGTGTTATTTTCGACGGAATCCAGATTACGTGATACTGCGGTACCAGATAGATTTTCTTCCCGATATGAAAATACTGGTATCCTTCTTCTACATACGTTAACTGATGGCGTTCATGAGAATGTTCATAGTCATCGTGTTTCCAGTTTTCTTCAGACCAGATATAGGCTTCGGCTTGTATATCGTCATGATATTCTCCTCTGCTCTTTTCCAGTAATCCGCATTTTATTTTGACGTTCTGCATACACTTTTTGGCAAATTTAATACAAACGACAAAGCTAACTTTGTTTTTTAATACCTAAAAAGAAAATTTATATGAAAAAAACGTATGCTTTTTTATTGATTTTATTGATACCATTTACAGTGCCCAAGGTTATGGCACAGACAGATAAATCAAATAATACCAAAATATTGATCCTGATTCATTCTGATACTGGAGGAACGTATGAATTAGCAAAAGAACTGGCAAAAGGAATCGAAAGTGAGTCGTATGCAAAAGCGGTTATTAAACAAGTAAAACCATCTGCCAATTCAAAACTGAAAGATATTCCTGCTGCCACTGTAGACGAGCTGCCTTCTTATGACGGGATTGTATTTGGTTCTCCGGTTTATTTTGGAAATATAAGCACGCCAATGAGTGAGTTTTTATCTAAAACTGTTGATTTATGGACCAATCATGCTCTCGAAGGAATGCCTGCTGCGGTATTTATGTCCGCCGGAAGCGGTGCCGGCAGAGAACTTGCTTTGCAGTCTTTCTGGAACAGTCTTGCTGTTCATGGTATGGTTCTGGTTTCGAATGGCATCCGCGGAAGCGAAAAAATCGACAAAAACATACCGCTTGGAAACAGCGTTTTGGGTTCCGGAAGTCTGGCTTCTTTAAAAACAGTTCAAAGACCAGCTGAAAGTGAACGTACAATCGCTCTGTTACAGGGAAAAAACTTTGCCAAAGTGGCTCAGGCATTAAAAGGTTCATTTAAAACTCAGACTGCAATGATTAAAAAAGAAGATAAAACCGATATCGATGCTGTTTTAAAACAAAAAAATATCGAACTGCCAAAGGTGCCTGCTCCTGCCGGAAATTATGTTCCGTATGTTCGTTCGGGAAATTTAGTTTTTATCAATCAGGTTAGTTTTAAAGACGGCGTTATTGTAAATCCGGGTAAACTGGGTAAGGATGTAAATGAAGATCAGGTAAAAGAAGCTTCTAAAATCACGATGCTGAATGTTATTTCTGTTTTAAAAGAGGCTGTTGACGGCGATTTGAACCGTGTAAAAAAGTGTGTACAGCTTACGGGAATTTTCAATACTCCGGAAGGTTACACTAAACATGCTGATTTAATGAATGCCGCTTCTAACTTAACGGTCGAAATATTTGGAGAAAAAGGCAAACACACCCGCGGAACTCTTGGAGCATCTTCTCTTCCTGTAAACTCTTCTGTAGAAATTCAGGCGATTTTTGAAGTTGAATAATCGCAGATTTCAAAATAGTATAAACAAAAAACTGCGTAAAATATCAGGATTTTACGCAGTTTTTTTATAATGGCTGTATTTCGCTTACAATCCTAAAAGGGTATCTTCGGGATCACACGGGAAATAAATTATGATATCTGTACCTTTATCCGGTCTTCCTTCGGCATGGATATCGCCTCCTACTGCCTGCATTATTTTTTTACACAGAGCAAGTCCAATTCCGGATCCTGTATATTCTTCCTGATTATGAAGTCGAGTAAAAACCTTAAAAATCGACTGGGCATACTGCTGTTCAAATCCAATTCCGTTATCCGAAAAACGAATCCAGTAACAGTACACTTTATACAAATGATGTATAAGAACAGGTTCCTGCGAAGCTGTGATTTTAATAACCGGCGTTCTGTCCGGCGATGCATATTTTAATGAGTTCTGCAAAATATTAAGAAACAGTTGCTGCATTAAAAAACTGATGGCATGAACTTCCGGAAGATTTTCATGTTCGATTACAGCATTCTTTTCGGTAATGATTTCATTCATTTCCTTAAGCGTGCTTTTCAGAGTTTTGTTCAGATCAATTTTCTGCAGGTTGTCTCTCGTATTTTTTATTCGGGTATATTTTAGGATATCTTCTAAAAGCCCTCTCATTCTTCCCGCTGATTTTGATACTCGTTTCAAAGAATTAGAAATACTGTCTGTAGAAACAACGTCGAGTTCAGTAAGCATTTTAGAAGTAATGAGCTGAATTTTACGCAATGGTTCCTGCAAATCATGTGTACTGATCCAGTTAATGTTTTCGAGTTCAGAGTTGGTTTCTTTCAGTAATTCACTCTGATTACGGTATTTTTCTTCTTCCTCACTCAGCATAATCATAATAAGCTGATTGTGCAGTGTATGAGCGTACTGAATCGCCGCATTGATTTCGTACCGGCGCCAGATACTGCTTTGGTTTTTAACAATCTGTTTCCAGATGTTAAATGAATTTCTGGGATGAAGTCCGTTATTGTCTTTTACGATACTTTTTTCAGGATCGCCTCCCCAGTTAATTTCCTTGATGGTTTCCGGTCTGTACCAGACAATATGGTCGTTATTGCCCAGAGAGTGGTAGATAATACCGGCAAAATTAACATTGGCTGTTATCTCAGAGAAACAATCACTGATTTTATTTGTAGTAAAAACGCCGTTGGTTTCCTGACTTTCAATACAGTTTAAAAGAAACGTTATCTGTTCGTCCGAAGGTGTCTGTCCGTTTTTATAAATTTTACCTTTTGAAATAACCGAAACACCCGCTGCATTACAAATATCGAGTAATTGGGGGGCTTTTACGATAATTTCGAGCGATTCCTGCACTAAAGGCACTTCAAGCCCTGATAATTGTTCTAAAGCAAGAGACGATTTTTGTGCGCTGGTATATTCGTCATTGGTCTCTCTTATATCAATCTGAGAGGTGATAAACTGTCCCTGAAGTTTGGCTGCCAGTCGTATTTCTGGTGAAATATTTTTTTCTGAATAATGATGACAGGCAATCAATCCCCAAAGTCTGTCGCGGTGAATAAGCGAAATAGTCAGGGTTGCGCCCACCCCCATATTTTTTAGATATTCAACATGAATAGGCGAAGTGCTTCTAAGGATCGAAAGACTTAAATCGAGGTTTTTATCTTCTTTATCGTCAATCGTAAAAATGGGAACCGGTTCGTATCCAATATCCACAATAAGCCTGAGCTGATTTTTAATATACAATTCCCTTGCCTGAGGCGGAATATCAGTATGCGGGTAATGCAGTCCTAAAAAAGGTTCGAGGTCTTCTCTTAAGCTTTCTGCAAAGACTTCTCCGTTGTACTGCTCATCAAAACGATAAATCATAACACGATCATATCCTGTTATTTCACGCGTTCCTTCTGCTACAAGTGCACACAAATCTTTAAGTGATTTGGTGTTGTTCATCTGGGTTACAAACTGAATTGTCTGGGTATATACATCAACCAGTTTTTCTTTGTCCGGAAACTGAGGTTCTGCTTCCAGAACATAGTTATCATGGCTTTTGTGTATGCTTATCTGGAATAATTTCCCCAGAAGTTCGATTTCAAGTGGAAATACATCCTGAATTTTATCTTCGTTGATGTATTCAATAATCTGCTTTTCTTCATCGGAACCAAAAACAGACGCAAAACTTTTTCCCAAAGCATCTGTATGGGTTACATTTACAAAGGAAGAAATATTTTGTGTGCAAAAATCAATTTTCCAATCGGCTGTAACACCAATTAGAAAACCGTGAGGCTGAATTTTACCGGGAATATGAATAGGCTCGTGTTCACAGTTAGTCAGGTTAACAATGTCACGATTAACAATATCTTTAATCTTCATTATCTCTGAACGCTCTCAAAATGATTATAGATGCTGTCAAAAGCATATTTTGCTCCTTCTATAATCTCATCGCCGCAATTATGTTCTTCTTCATACTGTGCCATGAAATTTAGAAAAGCTTTCCAGAAACTTCCGGTTTTATCGCCGTAGCCATTAAAATAGGAAACGCCTTTTCCGTTTGAAAGTTCCGGAAATGTTGAAACATTTTTCAGAATAAATCTGCCGCCCAGCGTAGAGCCTTCCATTACATACAAAATTCCAACAGCAAATGGTACTGTTAGTTTTGCATCCTGAAATACTTTAGCCGAACTGGTTTTAGTATAATTAAGATAGGAAAGATCGTCCTCGATAAGCTGTTTCTTTTTTCTTTGTTCCAGATCTTCTATAATGCCTGAAAGCAAAGGAAAAACGAGTTCTTCGGTATCTTTATGAACATCGTGCATAAGACTTAAATAAAAGGTATAATCCTCTAATTTCATGTCTGGGGAAATAATCGATGCCGAAACAGGAAGTCTTTCCAGTTTTGTATGTGAATCTGCTGTTTGTGTTTTTATATCGTTAAGAAAACCTGAAGATATCGTTGAAGCTGTTGTACTCATTTAGTCAGTTATAGTTTTATTGAATTTTAGGAGAGTCTGTTTTGTAACTCCTCTGTAACAAATTTAATAAAAAAAGATGAATAGCTGATTTTATTATTTTTTGGTAAAACCTTTTCGTGTCATTTCGCCCCAGCCCTTTGATCCCATCATTTTTTCTTTGTAACCTACTAAAGCAGCGTATACTGTAAGCGGGTGAAAATACAAAGGTTCTATAAAAGCAGCCATAAGCAGTTTGAAAAAATCGGCCTGTTTTGGGTATTTATGATACGTGCGTTCTTCGCTGTACAAAGCGATAACCGAAAAGAAAACTGCAAATGAATACACAAAAAGCACAAGTAAGAAGAAAAAATGCCAGTTGAGCAATCCGAATATTATAAATAAAATCGTGATTAAAAGTCCGATAAATTCAATTGCGGGAGCCAGGAATTCAAATAAAGTCCAATAAGGCACGCTTAGCATTCCCAACAATTTGTATTTTGGATTAAAGAACATTTTTTTGTGAAAACTCAGGGTTTCAATTGTGCCTCTCATCCAGCGGCTGCGCTGTTTTTTAAAAATTTTGAAATCTTCCGGCGCTTCTGTCCAGCAAAGCGGGTCCGGAATGTAACTTACAGAATACGGAAGTTTATTTTCGAGCATATAGCGACGCATTCTTACGATAAGTTCCATGTCCTCACCCACAGTTTTGGTGCTGTAACCACCTGAAAGTATGGCAATTTCTTTGTCGAAAGCACCAAATGCCCCGCTTATCAGCAACAAACCATCGAGTCTTCCCCATGCCATTCTGCCTAAAAGAAATGCTCTTAAATATTCTAAAACCTGAATTCTCGGCAGCATTACATCTGGAATATTCACCTCTACCAATCGGCCGTTTTTGATCACGCACTGGTTGGCAATTCGCACCACACCTCCGGTTGCAATAATTCGTTTTCCGTGCGATTCCAGAAAAGGTTTTGCCAGTTTTAAAAGAGAATCTTTATCGAGAATACAATCTACATCAATGCAGACTACATACGGATTTTGTGCAATGTTTAAACCTACGTTGAGCGCATCTGCTTTTCCGCCGTTTTCTTTGTCAACTACGATCAGTTTTTTAAATGCGGCATTTCTTGAAGTGTAAATTCCTCTGATTTTTTTTGTTTCGATCTGCCCGTGAATCTCCAGTTCGGTCAGGACAAGGTTGTAGGTATTGATCAGGATTTCCATCGAATTGTCTTTACTTCCGTCGTTTACCACTATAACCTGATAGTTATTGTAGTTTAAAGACAATAGGGATTTTACATTTTCTTCGATTGTAAAACCTTCATTGTAGGCAGGTGCTATTAAGGATAGTTTAGGAGCAAATTCGCTGGTTAAGAGTACTTCGTAATCAACAAAACTGTTTTTTTTAAGATAATTTCTAAGCTCTTTTGTAGAAAGATAGGCCAGCATCAAATATGAAGACATGATTAATATTGCATAAGCAAGTATAAGTATAATGTATACATCTATAAACCAAGTTATTTCACTATTAAAAAAAGTCATCATTTTAAATTTAAACTGTCAGTGTCTGCAGCACATTCTGCGCTTCATATTTTATTACCGTATTGGGAGTTCTGGCTGCAAGTTGTGCAACATACGGTACTTTCTGTGTAAGCTTAAGTTCTTTAATAAGCTTTAATCCCAGTGCTATAACAGTGGTGTTTTGTGATTCCAGTAAAAGTTCAACGCCTTTTGTATCGCCTATATCATGCTTTTTAAAAGCGCTGATAATGTTTAACTGCGTCCAGTCGTCGATAGGATCAGGATGTTCTGTAAGATGCACGATTCCTTTTGTTCCTTCGAGTTTAATACAGGCATTTATAGCGGTAATTTTTAAGGTTTTGTTTCGGGCTTTGGAAAACTGAATTATTTCATCAAAAGCGTCGTGTATATTAAACTCTGCCAGCTCTGTAATTCCTTTGCATTTTACCTCCCATTTATAGCTTTTTAGTTTCTTAAAGGAATCTTTGATTAATCCGGATTCTTTGTAAAACTGTTCCAGTTTTTGTGCATAAACGCCTTCGTAATTTTTATGGAGATTGATAACAGATTCTGTCATCACTTCTCTGAAGAAAAAGGTATCAAAAAGAACCAAAAAGTTTTTATCTTCTTTAAGCGCTGCAAAACGGAAGTCTTCAAAAACAACCGAAAACATTATTTTTTCGATCAGTACAGCGTATTCGGCACGTTTTTTTTCTCTTCTTATTTTCTTGTTTCGGCTTCCCACAATCACGAGATAGAGAATAAATGAGGCCGATACAAATGAATAGATACAAAACAGCAGAAAAGGTATAACCCAATGTCCGTTTCTATATATTTCCCAGAGTTCTTCCATCTTAAAAACGTTTTGTCACAATTACTTGTACGTTAAACTTGTTTCTGTATTGTCCGGGTGTATATTCTTCGTCTTCATAAAGAAATATTGGACGTACAAAAAACGAATCTCCAATGCGGTGCTGATACTGGATTCCTACCCTGTAGGCTTTTAAAGGCTGTGTAAAACCGTTGTAAAGATACAGGTACGGCACATTTCCGTACTGAAGTTCCAGTCGTATTATGCGTTCTTTTTCTTCATTGGTTCTCTGTATGCTTAATACGTGCGAAAACAATTCGTTTGATGTATCGTAATATGGTCTGTATGCCATTGTATAAATTCCGGCATTATAAGCCAGCTGTCCGGTAATGAGGGTAATATCGTCTGTATCAAAATGCATAAATCGGGCTCCCAGCGAGTAATCGAACTTTTTATAAGGTTTGAAATAATATTCTAAACCTGCTTTTGCCATAGGAAAAACCGTTTCTCCAGTTGAAACTCCGGCATTGGCATACAAATAACTTTTGTTGGAGAAGGTCTGGTAAAAATCGGTTTCAAAAAGCATTTGTGTATCATTACTGATGTTTCCTATATTGGCACGACCCACAATTGCTGATTTGCTGAATTTATGTGAGTATTCGACATAACCGTAATGAAACGGAGATTGTCCCGGATCTGAACTTGAAACGTTTAGATAAGAAGCTGATACGGCATTTTTGGCTTTACGCCCAATCAGAGTTCTGATTCCTCTAAAGGCCTGCGTGCTGTTTTCGGTTACAGGAAGTCCGTCGATAATTTCTAAAGCTTCCTGATCGCGGTTGAGTTTTTCCAGACAGATTACTTTTGTTTTTAAAACTTCGCTGTCATTTGGGTTCAACACTAAATATTTATCGCAATAGGTAATGCATTTATCAAATTCTTCTGACCAGAAATAAGTATTTATAACTGCCTGCAAGGCTTCCGGATTTGGATTAACTCTGTCAGCCATTGGCGACAATATTTTTGAAGCTGTTTTATAGTCTTTTTTCCAGCTGTAAATTCTTCCGGTGTAAATTTGTATATCTTCATCCTGCGGATATTTGGCGCGCAGAGGTTCTATAAGCAATAAAGCTTTATCAAAATTCCCTTTTTCGACTTCGCGTTTTACATTTGCCATTGTTTCATCGGCATTGATTTC
This portion of the Flavobacterium gelatinilyticum genome encodes:
- the ilvD gene encoding dihydroxy-acid dehydratase, with the protein product MRSDEVKKGIQRTPHRSLLRATGLKNEDFNKPFIGVANSFIEIIPGHFFLNKVSEIIKEEIRANGCVPFEFNTIGIDDGIAMGHDGMLYSLPSREIIANSIESVMNAHKLDAMIAIPNCDKIVPGMIMGALRVDVPTIFVSGGPMSKGYTKNGTAIDLASAFEAVGKHEAGKISDEELYDIECNACPSGGSCSGMFTANSMNTLMEAMGIALPGNGTILAQTPEREQLYREAARRICDIAKDQHSREKFRLKNILNENAVRNAFAVDMAMGGSTNTVLHMLAIANEANVDFKLQDINTISGKVSHIAKISPSLSTVHMEDINRAGGVNAVMKEINKRGSGVLFDNLTISGETLLEKIANAEIKDTTIIHTIDNPYSNVGGLAILYGNLAEQGAVIKTAGLTGARVFTGSAVCFDGQAEAIAGIMMGKVKAGNVVVIRYEGPKGGPGMQEMLSPTSLIMGMGLGSSVALITDGRFSGATRGASIGHVSPEAAEGGMIGLVKDGDEIHIDVDQYILSVNLTDEEIAARRAVFTPLKKPLSSKWLSQYRALVTNSSTGGVLRTDLD
- a CDS encoding Lrp/AsnC family transcriptional regulator — translated: MDVFDKAILEILQKNNLMPQRDIGEQIGLSPAAVQRRIKRMREEGIIKADISVLEREFLGNPVTLMVEVFLESEQIDLIDETKKSFVSCEAVQQCYYVTGESDFILIIVARSMSDYEKLTRELFFANKNVKRFRTVVVMGVEKMGLHIPI
- a CDS encoding DMT family transporter, which gives rise to MNKVILKGFVLAIMAAIFWGISGTFGQFLFQERGVNVEWLITVRMLVSGIILLIYARFYEKAAVFKIWYSKKDVIQLLVFSIAGMLSVQYTYFAAIKHSNAGNSNHTAVLRSYHDRCFPSFKIQENARNKRNTSHIACRNWNFASRNTR
- a CDS encoding DMT family transporter — protein: MPEIKEILAILLAVIGTLLLVTHGNFSKLAISGTALFLGLSSAVALAVYTLQPAALLHKYKPSVVIGWGMFCGGFVFSFVKAPWQADGHWDLLTYLYTGLIIVFGTLIAFTFYLNSVKIIGGQKASLLASAEPLAATILAVYWLQTPFSLIDWIGSLLIISTVFLLSKSADNKTAS
- a CDS encoding AraC family transcriptional regulator, which encodes MQNVKIKCGLLEKSRGEYHDDIQAEAYIWSEENWKHDDYEHSHERHQLTYVEEGYQYFHIGKKIYLVPQYHVIWIPSKITHQITSDAREVNLRLILFKSAPDEDFYNDVHVFAAPAVLKEMLQYASRWNKVVTENTSQMSFLKAMLNNLPYFCDENSSLQIPVPYDARLMPVCSFIRLHYQQNLNPEELAERALMSVRSLQRIFKNETGLTLQKYAQLIRILKSIELIDSGQYTLSQIAVMIGYKSLAAFTSSYFAITKTKPKLKK
- a CDS encoding Atu1372/SO_1960 family protein, yielding MKKTYAFLLILLIPFTVPKVMAQTDKSNNTKILILIHSDTGGTYELAKELAKGIESESYAKAVIKQVKPSANSKLKDIPAATVDELPSYDGIVFGSPVYFGNISTPMSEFLSKTVDLWTNHALEGMPAAVFMSAGSGAGRELALQSFWNSLAVHGMVLVSNGIRGSEKIDKNIPLGNSVLGSGSLASLKTVQRPAESERTIALLQGKNFAKVAQALKGSFKTQTAMIKKEDKTDIDAVLKQKNIELPKVPAPAGNYVPYVRSGNLVFINQVSFKDGVIVNPGKLGKDVNEDQVKEASKITMLNVISVLKEAVDGDLNRVKKCVQLTGIFNTPEGYTKHADLMNAASNLTVEIFGEKGKHTRGTLGASSLPVNSSVEIQAIFEVE
- a CDS encoding ATP-binding protein, which gives rise to MKIKDIVNRDIVNLTNCEHEPIHIPGKIQPHGFLIGVTADWKIDFCTQNISSFVNVTHTDALGKSFASVFGSDEEKQIIEYINEDKIQDVFPLEIELLGKLFQISIHKSHDNYVLEAEPQFPDKEKLVDVYTQTIQFVTQMNNTKSLKDLCALVAEGTREITGYDRVMIYRFDEQYNGEVFAESLREDLEPFLGLHYPHTDIPPQARELYIKNQLRLIVDIGYEPVPIFTIDDKEDKNLDLSLSILRSTSPIHVEYLKNMGVGATLTISLIHRDRLWGLIACHHYSEKNISPEIRLAAKLQGQFITSQIDIRETNDEYTSAQKSSLALEQLSGLEVPLVQESLEIIVKAPQLLDICNAAGVSVISKGKIYKNGQTPSDEQITFLLNCIESQETNGVFTTNKISDCFSEITANVNFAGIIYHSLGNNDHIVWYRPETIKEINWGGDPEKSIVKDNNGLHPRNSFNIWKQIVKNQSSIWRRYEINAAIQYAHTLHNQLIMIMLSEEEEKYRNQSELLKETNSELENINWISTHDLQEPLRKIQLITSKMLTELDVVSTDSISNSLKRVSKSAGRMRGLLEDILKYTRIKNTRDNLQKIDLNKTLKSTLKEMNEIITEKNAVIEHENLPEVHAISFLMQQLFLNILQNSLKYASPDRTPVIKITASQEPVLIHHLYKVYCYWIRFSDNGIGFEQQYAQSIFKVFTRLHNQEEYTGSGIGLALCKKIMQAVGGDIHAEGRPDKGTDIIIYFPCDPEDTLLGL
- a CDS encoding biliverdin-producing heme oxygenase; amino-acid sequence: MSTTASTISSGFLNDIKTQTADSHTKLERLPVSASIISPDMKLEDYTFYLSLMHDVHKDTEELVFPLLSGIIEDLEQRKKKQLIEDDLSYLNYTKTSSAKVFQDAKLTVPFAVGILYVMEGSTLGGRFILKNVSTFPELSNGKGVSYFNGYGDKTGSFWKAFLNFMAQYEEEHNCGDEIIEGAKYAFDSIYNHFESVQR
- a CDS encoding glycosyltransferase family 2 protein, which translates into the protein MTFFNSEITWFIDVYIILILAYAILIMSSYLMLAYLSTKELRNYLKKNSFVDYEVLLTSEFAPKLSLIAPAYNEGFTIEENVKSLLSLNYNNYQVIVVNDGSKDNSMEILINTYNLVLTELEIHGQIETKKIRGIYTSRNAAFKKLIVVDKENGGKADALNVGLNIAQNPYVVCIDVDCILDKDSLLKLAKPFLESHGKRIIATGGVVRIANQCVIKNGRLVEVNIPDVMLPRIQVLEYLRAFLLGRMAWGRLDGLLLISGAFGAFDKEIAILSGGYSTKTVGEDMELIVRMRRYMLENKLPYSVSYIPDPLCWTEAPEDFKIFKKQRSRWMRGTIETLSFHKKMFFNPKYKLLGMLSVPYWTLFEFLAPAIEFIGLLITILFIIFGLLNWHFFFLLVLFVYSFAVFFSVIALYSEERTYHKYPKQADFFKLLMAAFIEPLYFHPLTVYAALVGYKEKMMGSKGWGEMTRKGFTKK
- a CDS encoding YaiO family outer membrane beta-barrel protein, with amino-acid sequence MKFIYYSILLLFISCIAMGQEINADETMANVKREVEKGNFDKALLLIEPLRAKYPQDEDIQIYTGRIYSWKKDYKTASKILSPMADRVNPNPEALQAVINTYFWSEEFDKCITYCDKYLVLNPNDSEVLKTKVICLEKLNRDQEALEIIDGLPVTENSTQAFRGIRTLIGRKAKNAVSASYLNVSSSDPGQSPFHYGYVEYSHKFSKSAIVGRANIGNISNDTQMLFETDFYQTFSNKSYLYANAGVSTGETVFPMAKAGLEYYFKPYKKFDYSLGARFMHFDTDDITLITGQLAYNAGIYTMAYRPYYDTSNELFSHVLSIQRTNEEKERIIRLELQYGNVPYLYLYNGFTQPLKAYRVGIQYQHRIGDSFFVRPIFLYEDEEYTPGQYRNKFNVQVIVTKRF